A single genomic interval of Polyangium spumosum harbors:
- a CDS encoding GAF domain-containing protein — protein sequence MASRAPDEALHHDTTAVPVGSSLPPPPESTNPVRREARLDRVLDFVSFVAKPMPLSVLLDEAPKRIAAIVQGEIVSLYLLEGEGDALVLRGNVGFPVGARGNVRMSVGEGLTGTAVATRRPVSVVKAPGDQRWRAFPGIDEDRYPVFLAVPILGHDRVLGAIVVQRAGDKAYRPSDVRLLVALTAPIASAIRHAEVLRELRDKKLRRTGGGTRKVTLPGVPLVSGRSLGAVAALRRPATSPQRKATAEDTKLLRTAWASAEKALSSLVGRARTLGLAREAAFLSTYELMIGDLRLRQRAFELVAEGHGVAQALGLVAREGVRAANGIVGDPFMQERARDMEDLCDALVMLATPDARAELPTKAVLIGDRLTVFDLVVSARTHPVGVVLSERASDPRTPVLLRLLGVPSITQVEGLFQWASPGDVALLDADHGFLVINPSRAEMASIRAERKKGKHAPDVSDTNEAEADGVEVE from the coding sequence ATGGCGTCGCGTGCTCCTGACGAAGCGCTCCACCACGACACCACCGCGGTGCCGGTGGGCTCCTCTTTGCCCCCGCCGCCGGAGTCGACGAACCCGGTGCGCCGCGAGGCTCGCCTCGACCGCGTGCTCGACTTCGTTTCGTTTGTGGCCAAACCGATGCCGCTCTCGGTCCTCCTCGACGAGGCGCCCAAGCGCATCGCCGCCATCGTGCAGGGCGAGATCGTCTCGCTCTACCTGCTCGAAGGTGAGGGCGACGCGCTCGTCCTGCGCGGCAACGTCGGCTTCCCCGTCGGCGCGCGTGGCAACGTGCGCATGTCCGTCGGCGAGGGCCTCACCGGCACGGCCGTCGCGACCCGGCGGCCCGTCTCGGTCGTGAAGGCCCCCGGCGATCAGCGCTGGCGCGCGTTCCCCGGCATCGACGAGGATCGTTACCCCGTCTTCCTCGCCGTCCCCATCCTCGGCCATGACCGCGTGCTCGGCGCGATCGTCGTGCAGCGCGCGGGCGACAAGGCCTACCGTCCGAGCGACGTCCGCCTCCTCGTCGCGCTCACCGCGCCGATCGCCTCGGCGATCCGTCACGCCGAGGTGCTGCGCGAGCTACGCGACAAGAAGCTCCGGCGCACGGGTGGTGGCACGCGCAAGGTCACGCTGCCCGGCGTGCCGCTCGTCTCGGGTCGATCGCTCGGCGCTGTCGCGGCCTTGCGACGCCCGGCCACCTCACCGCAGCGCAAGGCCACGGCCGAGGACACGAAGCTCCTGCGCACGGCCTGGGCTTCGGCCGAGAAGGCGCTCTCGTCGCTCGTCGGCCGCGCGCGTACGCTCGGGCTCGCGCGCGAGGCCGCGTTCCTCTCCACGTACGAGCTCATGATCGGCGACCTGCGCCTCCGTCAGCGCGCCTTCGAGCTCGTCGCCGAGGGCCACGGCGTCGCGCAGGCGCTCGGCCTCGTCGCGCGCGAGGGTGTGCGCGCGGCGAACGGGATCGTCGGTGATCCCTTCATGCAGGAGCGCGCGCGGGACATGGAAGACCTCTGCGACGCGCTCGTCATGCTCGCGACGCCCGACGCGCGCGCCGAGCTGCCGACGAAGGCCGTGCTCATCGGCGACCGGCTCACCGTCTTCGACCTCGTCGTCTCGGCGCGTACGCATCCCGTGGGCGTCGTGCTCAGCGAGCGCGCCTCGGATCCGCGCACGCCCGTGCTCTTGCGGCTGCTCGGCGTGCCGTCGATCACGCAGGTCGAGGGGCTCTTTCAGTGGGCGTCGCCCGGCGACGTGGCGCTGCTCGACGCCGATCACGGCTTCCTCGTGATCAACCCTTCGCGCGCGGAGATGGCTTCGATCCGGGCCGAGCGGAAGAAGGGCAAGCACGCGCCGGATGTGTCCGACACGAACGAGGCCGAAGCGGACGGCGTCGAGGTGGAGTGA
- a CDS encoding (2Fe-2S)-binding protein, which yields MKTLVCRCEDVTLHELEAAFERGYRDIESVKRYTGFGTGWCQGKWCLALCARLVHERGGDVDKPITPRPPYHPVSLSVLAGLDDLDLPGGGPREGEGYGPTGSKG from the coding sequence ATGAAAACCCTGGTTTGCCGCTGTGAGGACGTGACGTTGCACGAGCTCGAAGCCGCCTTCGAGCGCGGCTACCGCGACATCGAGTCGGTCAAGCGGTACACCGGCTTCGGCACTGGCTGGTGCCAGGGCAAGTGGTGCCTCGCGCTCTGCGCGCGCCTCGTCCACGAGCGCGGCGGCGACGTCGACAAGCCCATCACGCCGCGGCCGCCTTACCACCCCGTCTCGCTCTCCGTCCTCGCGGGCCTCGACGACCTCGATCTGCCCGGCGGTGGTCCTCGCGAGGGCGAGGGGTACGGCCCTACGGGCTCGAAGGGTTGA
- a CDS encoding radical SAM protein, which yields MPLLDVVLGYDCNLACTYCTISEVMRRRALTTPEVAREIDRAASSGFRDVAFTGGEPTIRSDLPALVRYAKKRGFEHVKVASNGLRYAHLPYLELLVAAGVDQFHVSMHAKDDAAYEATVQREGTAILRQKAIENLVARGLDPIADLILKEDTYREVRAWVEALHAQGIRQFRLWLVSLTDNNRANVHQLPRLTDVAAKAREAFEAARRGGYEVHALHVPRCFVPGYEDHVRHPGADRVRVVTPDEVFDLKNSRLTGGVKPAGCEGCRFFDTCPGLRPDYVERYGEGEVRAVPARDEELNPSSP from the coding sequence GTGCCGCTGCTCGACGTGGTCCTCGGCTACGACTGCAACCTCGCGTGTACCTACTGCACGATCAGCGAGGTGATGCGGCGACGCGCGCTCACGACGCCAGAGGTGGCGCGCGAGATCGATCGTGCCGCGTCGAGCGGCTTTCGCGACGTGGCGTTCACGGGCGGCGAACCGACGATCCGAAGCGACCTGCCCGCCCTCGTGCGGTACGCGAAGAAGCGCGGGTTCGAGCACGTGAAGGTCGCGTCGAACGGCCTCCGGTACGCGCACCTGCCGTACCTGGAGCTGCTCGTCGCGGCGGGCGTCGATCAGTTCCACGTGTCGATGCACGCGAAGGACGACGCGGCGTACGAGGCGACGGTGCAACGTGAAGGCACGGCGATCCTGCGGCAAAAGGCGATCGAGAACCTCGTCGCGCGTGGGCTCGATCCGATCGCGGATCTCATCCTGAAGGAGGACACGTACCGGGAGGTGCGCGCCTGGGTCGAAGCGCTGCACGCGCAGGGGATCCGGCAATTCCGGCTGTGGCTCGTGTCGCTCACGGACAACAACCGCGCGAACGTGCATCAGCTCCCGCGCCTCACGGACGTGGCAGCGAAGGCACGCGAGGCGTTCGAGGCCGCGCGACGAGGTGGCTACGAGGTGCACGCGCTCCACGTCCCGCGTTGCTTCGTGCCGGGGTACGAGGATCACGTCAGGCATCCGGGCGCGGACCGCGTGCGGGTGGTGACGCCGGACGAGGTGTTCGATCTGAAAAACTCGCGCCTGACGGGAGGCGTGAAGCCCGCGGGCTGCGAGGGCTGCCGGTTCTTCGATACATGCCCGGGCCTGCGGCCCGACTACGTGGAGCGATACGGCGAAGGCGAGGTACGCGCCGTGCCCGCGCGTGACGAAGAGCTCAACCCTTCGAGCCCGTAG
- a CDS encoding peptidylprolyl isomerase produces the protein MAALAGRVSVLLALAFVCPACTSLASGPDWTGGGLETLGPQRAAEREAIEERERQRIARLPTRIGARHILVMHQRSQQRPEDVNRTRDEAKKKAQDCLRALRSGAAWESVVGECSDEPGAAERGGDLGAFERGAMVKAFSDAAFELQVKEISEVVETAYGFHIIQRTE, from the coding sequence ATGGCAGCCCTCGCTGGCCGCGTTTCCGTTCTCCTCGCGCTCGCCTTCGTCTGTCCTGCGTGCACCTCGCTCGCGTCGGGGCCGGACTGGACGGGGGGCGGGCTCGAGACGCTCGGCCCTCAGCGGGCGGCCGAGCGCGAGGCCATCGAGGAGCGCGAGCGGCAGCGGATCGCGCGCCTGCCGACCCGCATCGGCGCGCGCCACATCCTCGTCATGCACCAGCGCTCGCAGCAGCGCCCCGAGGACGTCAACCGCACGCGCGACGAGGCGAAGAAGAAGGCGCAGGACTGCCTGCGCGCCTTGCGCTCCGGCGCGGCGTGGGAGTCGGTCGTCGGCGAGTGCTCCGACGAGCCCGGGGCCGCCGAGCGCGGCGGCGATCTCGGCGCGTTCGAGCGCGGCGCCATGGTCAAGGCCTTCTCGGACGCCGCCTTCGAGCTCCAGGTCAAAGAGATCAGCGAGGTCGTCGAGACCGCGTACGGCTTTCACATCATCCAGCGCACCGAGTAG
- a CDS encoding AAA family ATPase — protein sequence MSHLGPGDERGQKTLAALLASGMTNHEEAARLALALALSLDELHRAGRVHGDLSPSVILVEPASGDAFLAEVQRVSREASLSYAAPERARRASRGFDGRADLYSLGAIFHEMLTGAPPFVSADPLELAHAHLARAPVPVHERAPAVPRVLSDIVQKLLAKAPADRYQTGRALAQDLERFLREGPEAAPFPLGAGDGPDDRRIWGKTFGREGEARALARYAESARAGAVELVLVLGPAGAGKSTLIGEAREQITHEGGLFVMAKPRDGAAPRAPIAEVLTALARRALTEPEDRLAALRARLLEALDGHGALLSDLAPDVATVLGPQPPIPELGLAEARRRVGRALCAFLSVFCASFPLVALFFDDIDRLDPEALSMLGELLAEEELSRLLVLGAAHEEEIAPARPLGASLESLSERGISAKRIVLGPLAVEHVGRIVADVLSAPEGEVAELARLLHRKSRGNPFLVLHVLDALFSEGLVEREARTNAVRWDERRILDLPIPDDAALFVADRLGKLSPGARRALAAAALLGQVFDADKLREVLGAPADELSRELAEAIDEGMIVPGSGTYHFVHEKVREAARLLLEGDERARVHLAIGRALRGEEDASDERLFEVAHHFRGGASLLDDEGERIAIARLLFSAGQRARARAAFHTAVEFHDAAAALLSASAFAADPAFALAFFSSRAECAHVEGHVERAEVFLASALSHAQTPLERAGVHGKRLALQASRGLYAEAIAAGREGLSELGVVLPDKGAEAASLPAALADITRLVGGRCPDELASSLRIQDPVVALQLDLLTGIVSVTYIADRSLHHVVIVRLVAACVEHGHADVAAFAYTGYAVLLAMILGDATTARAIFELAVRLEDRVRSPALRGKTSWTLGAFAPHFVPIRSALPFVERALAHSLESGDVSYASYSLHLDISLRYWAGEPLSSVRAAWEKATGILPEVRDPMTSHLLGTLGRMLDALRSRTPGPTSLDDVDFDDAFVDEVEAKFGYAACMHHALRTQLCLLHGDLDGAFCSAERAEAQIAGGTWLYLEAFSTFVVALAYSMRLSGADEAERARLHERLAPHRAKLEAWAGLFPDNYLALHRFVAAEVAAAAGRHGEARELFDEAIESARKNGFVHHEGLACERAAHYYAGRGRSEQARPYLEAARRAYLRWGAAAKVRDLEAKHPDLFGSKSAEEAGPSPDDGPRRLAERPSRGHGSLDAVAIVRAAQAIAGEIDLDRLLVRLLRTVLEVAGADRAALVLSRRRELFVGATLTVDGAEVSDMRPLAEAGGVAASVVQYCARTRSPVVVGRGAAGTSFEADPHLVRFAPRSFLGLPLVHRDALSGVLYLENSLVEDAFSEDRVELLSLLASQAAIALENALLLADVRRRTDELARANDGLQAELFRRAKAEAERASFEQAMIEMQRARLAELSAPLVPITDDVMVIPLVGTVDSARAEDLLRVALEGASKRALRALIIDITGVRVVDSHVASRLLDTVRAVELLGAEVVITGIRGDVAQALVKLDLDFGAKVPTRSTLQAGIAYALGRSRR from the coding sequence ATGAGCCACCTCGGTCCGGGGGACGAGCGCGGGCAAAAGACCCTCGCGGCCCTGCTCGCGTCTGGCATGACAAACCACGAGGAAGCCGCGCGCCTCGCGCTCGCGCTCGCCCTCTCGCTCGACGAGCTCCACCGCGCGGGCCGGGTCCACGGCGATCTCTCGCCGTCCGTGATCCTCGTGGAGCCCGCGTCGGGCGACGCCTTCCTCGCGGAGGTGCAGCGTGTTTCCCGCGAAGCCTCGCTCTCGTACGCCGCCCCCGAGCGCGCGAGGCGGGCGAGCCGCGGCTTCGACGGGCGCGCGGATCTGTATTCGCTCGGCGCCATTTTTCACGAAATGCTCACGGGGGCGCCGCCCTTCGTCTCCGCCGATCCCCTCGAGCTCGCCCACGCCCACCTCGCGCGCGCGCCCGTGCCCGTGCACGAGCGCGCCCCGGCCGTCCCGCGCGTGCTCTCCGATATCGTGCAGAAGCTCCTCGCCAAGGCGCCCGCGGATCGATACCAGACCGGCCGCGCCCTCGCGCAGGACCTCGAACGATTCTTGCGCGAAGGCCCCGAGGCCGCGCCCTTTCCCCTCGGCGCGGGCGACGGCCCCGACGATCGGCGTATCTGGGGTAAAACCTTCGGCCGCGAGGGCGAGGCCCGGGCCCTCGCTCGATATGCCGAGAGCGCGAGAGCCGGCGCCGTCGAGCTCGTCCTCGTCCTCGGCCCCGCCGGCGCGGGCAAATCCACGCTGATCGGCGAGGCGCGCGAGCAGATCACCCACGAGGGGGGCCTGTTTGTCATGGCAAAACCTCGGGACGGCGCCGCGCCCCGCGCGCCGATCGCGGAGGTCCTCACGGCCCTCGCGCGCCGCGCCCTCACCGAGCCGGAGGACCGCCTCGCCGCCCTTCGCGCGCGCCTCCTCGAAGCCCTCGACGGTCACGGCGCGCTCCTCTCGGACCTCGCGCCCGACGTCGCCACGGTCCTCGGCCCCCAGCCCCCGATCCCCGAACTCGGCCTCGCCGAAGCGCGCCGCCGCGTGGGGCGCGCCTTGTGCGCGTTCCTCTCCGTATTTTGCGCGTCTTTTCCCCTCGTCGCGCTCTTCTTCGATGATATCGACCGCCTCGACCCCGAGGCGCTCTCCATGCTCGGCGAGCTCCTCGCCGAAGAGGAGCTCTCGCGCCTGCTCGTCCTCGGCGCGGCGCACGAGGAGGAGATCGCGCCCGCTCGGCCGCTCGGCGCCTCCCTCGAATCTCTCTCGGAGCGTGGCATTTCGGCGAAGCGTATCGTGCTCGGCCCGCTCGCCGTGGAGCACGTCGGTCGTATCGTCGCCGACGTGCTCTCCGCGCCCGAAGGCGAGGTCGCGGAGCTCGCGCGCCTCTTGCATCGCAAATCGCGCGGCAATCCCTTCCTCGTCTTGCACGTGCTCGACGCCCTCTTCTCCGAGGGCCTCGTCGAGCGAGAGGCCCGGACGAACGCCGTTCGCTGGGACGAACGGCGTATCCTCGACCTGCCCATTCCCGACGACGCCGCCCTCTTCGTGGCCGATCGGCTCGGCAAGCTCTCGCCCGGGGCGCGCCGCGCCCTCGCCGCCGCGGCCCTCCTCGGCCAGGTATTCGACGCCGACAAACTGCGCGAGGTCCTCGGCGCGCCCGCGGATGAGCTCTCCAGAGAGCTCGCCGAGGCGATCGACGAGGGGATGATCGTCCCGGGGAGCGGCACGTACCATTTCGTGCACGAAAAGGTGCGCGAGGCGGCGCGTTTGCTCCTCGAAGGGGACGAGCGGGCGCGCGTGCACCTCGCGATCGGCCGAGCCTTGCGAGGCGAAGAAGATGCCTCGGACGAGCGGCTCTTCGAGGTCGCCCACCATTTCCGCGGAGGCGCGTCCCTGCTCGACGACGAGGGCGAGCGAATCGCCATCGCGCGCCTGCTCTTCTCGGCGGGCCAGAGGGCGCGAGCGCGGGCCGCGTTCCACACCGCCGTCGAATTTCACGACGCCGCCGCGGCCCTCCTCTCCGCCTCCGCGTTCGCGGCCGACCCTGCATTCGCCCTCGCGTTTTTCTCCTCGCGGGCCGAGTGCGCGCACGTCGAGGGACACGTCGAGCGCGCCGAGGTGTTTCTCGCCTCCGCGCTCTCCCATGCGCAGACGCCCCTCGAGCGCGCGGGCGTGCACGGGAAAAGGCTCGCCCTCCAGGCCTCGCGTGGCCTGTACGCGGAGGCCATCGCCGCCGGCCGCGAAGGTTTGTCCGAGCTCGGCGTCGTTTTACCGGACAAAGGAGCGGAGGCCGCGTCGCTCCCCGCGGCGCTCGCCGACATCACCCGCCTCGTCGGCGGCCGCTGCCCCGACGAGCTCGCCTCCTCCCTGCGGATCCAGGATCCCGTCGTCGCCCTGCAGCTCGACCTGCTCACCGGGATCGTCTCCGTCACGTACATCGCCGATCGGTCGCTGCATCACGTGGTCATCGTGCGGCTCGTCGCCGCCTGCGTCGAGCACGGCCACGCCGACGTCGCGGCCTTCGCGTACACGGGGTATGCCGTCCTGCTGGCCATGATCCTCGGCGATGCCACGACCGCCCGGGCGATCTTCGAACTCGCGGTGCGGCTCGAAGATCGCGTCCGGAGCCCCGCGCTTCGCGGAAAGACGTCCTGGACCCTCGGCGCGTTCGCCCCGCATTTCGTGCCCATCCGGAGCGCGCTCCCGTTCGTCGAGCGCGCCCTCGCCCATAGCCTCGAATCGGGCGACGTCTCGTACGCCTCGTATTCGCTCCACCTCGACATCTCGCTCCGGTACTGGGCGGGTGAGCCGCTCTCCTCCGTGCGCGCGGCGTGGGAGAAAGCCACGGGGATCCTCCCGGAGGTGCGTGATCCCATGACGTCGCACCTGCTCGGCACCCTCGGCCGCATGCTCGACGCCCTGAGGAGCCGCACCCCGGGGCCGACCTCTCTCGACGACGTCGATTTCGACGACGCGTTCGTCGACGAGGTCGAGGCGAAATTCGGATATGCGGCGTGTATGCACCACGCCCTCCGGACGCAGCTCTGCCTGCTCCACGGCGACCTCGACGGCGCGTTTTGCTCTGCCGAGCGCGCCGAGGCGCAGATCGCCGGGGGGACGTGGCTCTACCTCGAGGCCTTCTCCACCTTCGTCGTCGCGCTCGCGTATTCGATGAGACTCTCCGGCGCGGACGAGGCCGAGCGCGCCCGCCTCCACGAGCGCCTCGCGCCGCACCGGGCGAAGCTCGAAGCCTGGGCCGGGCTTTTTCCGGACAACTACCTCGCGCTCCATCGTTTCGTCGCCGCCGAGGTCGCGGCGGCCGCGGGGCGCCACGGCGAGGCCCGCGAGCTCTTCGACGAGGCGATCGAATCGGCCCGGAAAAACGGGTTCGTCCACCACGAGGGGCTCGCCTGCGAGCGCGCGGCGCATTATTATGCCGGCCGGGGCAGGAGCGAGCAGGCGCGGCCTTACCTCGAAGCGGCGAGACGCGCGTATCTTCGCTGGGGCGCCGCGGCGAAGGTGCGGGACCTCGAAGCGAAACATCCCGACCTCTTCGGCTCGAAATCGGCCGAGGAGGCGGGGCCTTCGCCCGACGACGGACCTCGGCGCCTCGCCGAGCGTCCCTCGCGTGGCCATGGGTCGCTCGACGCGGTGGCCATCGTGCGCGCGGCGCAGGCCATTGCGGGTGAAATCGACCTCGATCGACTGCTCGTGCGCCTCCTCCGCACGGTGCTCGAGGTCGCGGGCGCCGACCGCGCCGCGCTCGTCCTCTCGCGACGCCGAGAGCTGTTCGTCGGGGCCACCTTGACTGTCGACGGCGCGGAGGTCTCGGACATGCGCCCGCTCGCCGAGGCCGGCGGCGTCGCGGCGAGCGTCGTGCAATATTGCGCGCGCACGCGCTCGCCGGTCGTCGTCGGCCGCGGCGCGGCCGGCACGTCGTTCGAGGCCGATCCGCACCTCGTCCGTTTCGCCCCGCGGTCCTTCCTCGGATTGCCGCTCGTCCACCGCGACGCCCTCTCGGGCGTCCTTTATCTCGAAAATAGCCTCGTCGAGGACGCATTCTCGGAGGACCGGGTCGAGCTCCTCTCGCTGCTCGCGTCGCAGGCCGCGATCGCCCTCGAAAATGCGCTCCTCCTCGCCGACGTCCGGCGCCGGACGGACGAGCTCGCCCGGGCGAACGACGGCCTGCAGGCGGAGCTCTTTCGCCGGGCCAAGGCCGAGGCGGAGCGCGCCTCGTTCGAGCAGGCGATGATCGAAATGCAGCGCGCGCGCCTCGCCGAGCTCTCCGCGCCGCTCGTGCCGATCACGGACGACGTCATGGTGATCCCGCTCGTCGGCACGGTGGACTCCGCGCGCGCCGAGGATCTCCTGCGCGTGGCGCTCGAAGGCGCGAGCAAACGCGCCCTGCGCGCCCTCATCATCGACATCACCGGCGTACGCGTCGTCGACAGCCACGTGGCGAGCCGCCTGCTCGACACGGTCCGCGCCGTCGAATTGCTCGGCGCCGAGGTCGTGATCACCGGTATCCGGGGCGACGTCGCGCAGGCGCTCGTGAAGCTCGACCTCGACTTCGGCGCGAAGGTCCCGACGCGGAGCACGCTCCAGGCGGGGATCGCCTATGCGCTCGGCCGATCGAGACGGTAG
- a CDS encoding alpha-amylase family glycosyl hydrolase: protein MRTTFFLHAWMCALGLASAGCGGPEIPRRDCATVIWAEPGAGGDIRVEGSWDDWAEPKPLEPRDDGWFLLPLNLSPGEYGYRVVRDGERSLDRLNPLTTWKGEEEVSLAIVESCGAPEIRVDAVEVSGDEVTVSGVFLAAPEGSALDPASLRAEHRGGGEVLPWSAQASDGRFTFVARGLGRGKHTFTLRGADESGAEASPRMAVAWVDPAQASWHEGLLYHLMIDRFRGDGGAPLAPLPPDKSGSRAGGTLDGVRAEIERGTFDELGVTALWISPVYTNPIEVREGRGDGRPYEGYHGYWPLESRGVEPRLGGEDALRAMVDEAHRHGIRVIFDLVPNHVYERNERYLARRNEGWFNDGLDKCVCGSPGCGWGEKLSTCWFTSYMPDVRFEHPDAMRAQVDDAVHWMKEFDADGVRIDAVPMMPRGATRRITHAFGRLAAGKDALFSIGEVFTGPGAAGIESIRYFLGPHTLSGAFDFPLMWKLREVFGHGGGSLSELEDVLVSTDAAVEGAGAVLGRMIDNHDTSRFVSEVTGDGANDPWYDKPAQPTDPTVYARAKMALAFILTLHGLPVLYYGDEVALAGAGDPDSRRVMPDPAALGPLQIEVRDLVRRLGHLRRCSPALRAGRRRPIVATRDEYAYLRDAGDDDPVLVFFARKTALVPVPTGAAPLGSYVDVLSGETIEIEAGGAVPLEALSFRVLVRAGSPCMNPSP from the coding sequence ATGCGAACGACGTTCTTCCTTCACGCATGGATGTGTGCGCTCGGGCTCGCCTCCGCTGGTTGCGGCGGGCCCGAAATTCCGCGGCGCGATTGCGCGACCGTGATCTGGGCCGAGCCAGGCGCGGGAGGCGACATACGCGTCGAGGGGAGCTGGGACGACTGGGCCGAGCCGAAGCCCCTCGAGCCGCGCGACGATGGCTGGTTTCTGCTCCCATTGAATCTTTCTCCCGGGGAGTACGGCTACCGCGTCGTTCGCGACGGCGAACGGTCGCTCGATCGGCTCAATCCGCTCACCACGTGGAAGGGCGAGGAGGAGGTCTCGCTCGCGATCGTCGAGAGCTGCGGCGCGCCCGAGATCCGCGTCGACGCGGTCGAGGTCTCCGGCGACGAGGTCACGGTGAGCGGGGTCTTTCTGGCGGCGCCCGAGGGATCCGCGCTCGACCCCGCGTCGCTGCGCGCCGAGCACCGCGGCGGCGGCGAGGTATTGCCCTGGAGCGCCCAGGCTTCGGATGGGCGATTCACCTTCGTCGCGCGGGGGCTCGGCCGCGGCAAGCACACCTTCACCTTGCGCGGCGCCGACGAATCCGGGGCCGAGGCGAGCCCGCGGATGGCCGTCGCGTGGGTCGATCCGGCGCAGGCCTCGTGGCACGAGGGGCTCCTTTACCACCTGATGATCGACCGATTCCGGGGTGACGGAGGCGCGCCGCTCGCGCCGCTTCCTCCCGACAAATCGGGCTCGCGCGCGGGTGGCACGCTCGACGGCGTTCGCGCCGAGATCGAGCGCGGCACCTTCGACGAGCTCGGCGTCACGGCGCTCTGGATTTCGCCCGTCTACACGAATCCGATCGAGGTCCGCGAGGGCCGCGGCGACGGCAGGCCGTACGAGGGATATCACGGATACTGGCCCCTCGAATCACGCGGGGTCGAGCCGCGGCTCGGGGGCGAGGACGCCTTGCGCGCCATGGTCGACGAGGCGCACAGGCACGGGATTCGTGTGATCTTCGACCTCGTGCCGAACCACGTCTACGAGCGCAATGAGCGGTACCTCGCGCGCCGGAACGAGGGCTGGTTCAACGATGGCCTCGACAAATGCGTCTGCGGCTCGCCCGGCTGCGGCTGGGGCGAGAAGCTCTCCACCTGCTGGTTTACCTCGTACATGCCCGACGTGCGATTCGAGCACCCCGACGCGATGCGCGCGCAGGTCGACGACGCCGTCCATTGGATGAAGGAGTTCGACGCGGACGGCGTGCGTATCGACGCCGTCCCCATGATGCCGCGCGGGGCCACGCGGCGGATCACCCACGCATTCGGTCGCCTCGCCGCGGGCAAGGACGCGCTCTTCTCGATCGGCGAGGTCTTCACGGGCCCCGGGGCCGCGGGCATCGAGAGCATCCGGTATTTCCTCGGCCCGCACACCCTCTCGGGCGCCTTCGATTTCCCGCTCATGTGGAAGCTCCGCGAGGTCTTCGGCCACGGCGGCGGCAGCCTCTCGGAGCTCGAGGACGTCCTCGTATCGACCGACGCCGCCGTCGAGGGCGCGGGCGCGGTGCTCGGCCGCATGATCGACAACCACGACACCTCGCGCTTCGTCTCCGAGGTCACGGGCGACGGCGCGAACGACCCCTGGTACGACAAACCCGCGCAGCCCACCGACCCCACGGTGTATGCGCGGGCGAAAATGGCCCTCGCCTTCATCTTGACCCTCCACGGCCTGCCCGTCCTTTATTATGGCGACGAGGTCGCGCTCGCGGGCGCGGGGGATCCGGACTCGCGGCGCGTGATGCCGGATCCCGCGGCCCTCGGGCCTCTGCAAATCGAGGTGCGGGATCTCGTCCGGCGGCTCGGCCATTTGCGCCGCTGCTCGCCTGCGCTCCGCGCGGGGAGGCGCAGGCCCATCGTGGCGACGAGGGACGAATATGCTTATCTGCGCGACGCGGGGGACGACGATCCGGTGCTCGTGTTTTTCGCGCGCAAGACGGCGCTCGTCCCGGTGCCGACGGGCGCCGCGCCGCTCGGCAGCTACGTCGACGTCCTCTCCGGCGAGACGATCGAGATCGAAGCCGGCGGCGCCGTCCCGCTCGAAGCCCTCTCCTTCCGCGTGCTCGTGCGCGCGGGGAGCCCTTGCATGAACCCCTCACCCTGA